TTCACTCAGATTCTGCTTGAGGTCTTTCACGTCGGCCTTTTCGGCGTTGGTCGTGTTCTTGAAGGCGAAATCATCCGCGGGCACACCGTCGCCAGTTTTCCAGTCCCTGATCTGGATGCTGTATTCCGGCCCACCCTTGACCTTGCTGGAAGTGATGACCAACCGGCAGGGGTACGGTTGATCGCCCTGTGCGACCCAGATCTGGAAGTCCACGTCGTCCTTGCGAAAAGCCAGTGAATCGCACTCCTTGCCGTTCACGAAGCCGCTTCCCAGGTCCTTGGAGTCATAGACGCCCTTCATCAACTCCTCATATGAATTGGTCATCAGCAAGTCGGCAGCCGGCAATGGCAGGCCGTGCTTGTCCTTCAACTCGTCTATCAATTGATCGACCGTTCCATGCATTTCCACCTGCGTGTACTTGTTGACGTTCTTCCCGAGAAGGGTGAGCGTTTTGCCGTCGAACAAGGTCTCGGTATCGACAAACCCGCCGGAGCGGGTCGTATGCACCCGGTCTGGCCGGCTAAGGTTCACGGTGCCGGAACTCGATAGCCCAAGCTTCTGGTCTGAACTGGTGACAACCTGAAGGTTGGAGTCATAGCTGAACGACAGGGTCTTCTGGGCAGCCAGATAGTCCGACATGGATTTGAGCAGTTTTTTGGCTTCCGGCGCGTCGGTAACCCGAATGAGTTCGACCCGACGGTTGCGAGTTCGACCTTCAGCCGTGTTGTTGCTGGCAACTGGCATAGTCTGACCTGCACCGGAGGCGATCAACCTGTCGGCGGAAACTCCTCTTTTGACAAGCGCCGCCTTGATCATGTCAGCACGTTCTTGCGAAAGACGTTGGTTGGTTTCCGCGTTGCCGCTCGCATCGGTGTGGACGATAATTCTCAAGCTCCAGTCGGGAAACTTCTTGAGCACGGCCGCAACGTTATCAAGAAGCTGTTCTGCGCCTGCCCGCAAGGTGGACTTTGCTATGGCGAAGCGCAGGCCAGGCATGTCGTACTGTTCTCTTGTCTGTAGTGCCTGCTCCAAGGCTTCCTTGCTGTGCTGCATATTCGCGCCGCCCGCGTCCTTGGCCAAGGACGCACATGGCGCGGCGGAAAGGATAAGGAGTGCCAGCGCTCCTCGGACGAGGCGTCTCCTGATCGATGTGTCTTCTCTGATTACCCTGCGGACGTTGAGGGGTTTCCCGTAGTCAGGCAGGTTGGCTGGCGCACTCGACATCGCAACGATCCTTCTCAAGTTGCTGAGAATTAAATTACAATGCACTTGCAACGCTAGTGGCGTGGAATTCTTGAGTCTCGCTGGCCGTTTGGGTCGGCCTACGCGAGTCAAGGGATCAGTTCTCAAGGTCCCAGATGCAACTGTCGGTCCGCCATCACCGACCAGGCAGCGGCCGCTGGAAGACGGGCCTCTGCTAGGGCAGAGGCTTGAGATGCAGTGTGGTCGTCACGCCTCCGAAGCAACCACAGCCGTGCATGGTACATCTGCCGGATTGGCGCGCAATTCATCCTATCTGATTAGGGAAAAGCCAGCGCAGCTACAGGCATGAGTAGTAGCGCTTAAGCTTGTCCAACGACTGTCCGCGACGTTTGTTGCCGATTGACCCGAGGTGTCCGGCCGCACGGCTTGCGGTTTGAGCCTTCTGCCGGTCTCAGAAAAACCGCCGCAAAAAGATCGGCGCGCGCCCCGTTTCCGGAGCGCGCGCCGATCTGTGTCTCATTATCCAGTTGCCCTTGTCTGCTGTCGCCGAAGAGGGCTGGCGGATTTATGGATCAGGCAGCGGCGTAGCGCTTTGCCATTTCCGGCAGGCGCAGCGTGCGGATCTTCGATGCCTTGCCGGCGGTGCGGAAGGCTTCGAAACGCTCCTTGCAGACCTCGGTCATCAGCGCAGTCGCCGGCTTCAGGTAGGTGCGCGGGTCGAAGTTTTCCGGGTTCTCGGCGAAGTTCTTGCGGATCGTGCCGGTCATGGCAAGGCGCAGGTCCGTGTCGATGTTGACCTTGCGCACGCCGAGCGGGATCGCCTTCTGGATTTCCGATACCGGAACGCCCCAGGTCGGCTTCATCTTGCCGCCATAGGTGTTGAAGAGGTCCTGCAGATCCTTCGGCACGGACGACGAGCCGTGCATGACGAGGTGGGTGTTCGGCAGCTTCTTGTTGATCTTGGCGATCGTTTCGATCGACAGGATGTCGCCATCGGGCTCGCGGGTGAACTTGTAGGCGCCGTGGCTGGTGCCGATCGCAACAGCGAGCGCGTCAACGCCGGTCTTGGTGACGAAATCGAGCGCCTGGTCCGGGTCGGTCAGAAGCTCTTCGCGCGACAGCTTGCCTTCGAAGCCGTGGCCGTCTTCCTTGTCGCCGGCGCCGGTCTCGAGGTTGCCGAGGCAGCCGAGTTCGCCTTCGACCGAAACGCCGGCCGCATGCGCGATCTTCACCACTTCTGCAGTGACGGCGACATTGTAGTCATAGCTGGCAACGGTCTTACCGTCCTTCTCCAGCGAGCCATCCATCATGACGGAGGTGAAGCCGTTGGTGATGGCCGAGATGCAGGTCGACGGCTGGTCGCCATGGTCGAGGTGCAGACAGACGGGGATATGCGGGTATTCTTCGGCCGCGCCCAGGATCAGGTGCCGCAGGAACGCATCGCCTGCATAGGAACGGGCGCCGCGGCTTGCCTGAAGGATCACCGGACTGTCGGTGGCATCGGCGGCGCGCATGACGGCCTGAATGTATTCGAGATTGTTCACATTGAACGCCGGCAGCGCGTAATCGTTCTCCGCCGCATGGTCGAGCAGTTGCCGCAATGTGATCAATGCCATTCGCTATTCTCCCTTGGTGTTCGGCGCAGCCATCTTCGGTGCACCACAAAAACAATCCGGCACGAAGCGCCGCATGAACATCATCGCAGGCAGGCGATGGCCGGAATATCCGTGCGGCGTGACGGCGCGCGCGAATTGGTCGCGCCCACCGAAGTCAGGCGCACAATAGTTCATCGAAGTGGTTTGACAACCGGGCAAAAGGCAGGTTGCCAGAGGTCGAAACTCGCTTCAATCGATTTTACTGTGGACTGGATGCAACACCCCTGGAGTGAACTGGTTTCACTTTCTGGTGGTGCCTCCGAGGGGAGTGGGACAAGAGTAATCAACGCAATCTGGGCGTGTTTCTTTTGCACTGCACACCAGTCGGTCGGGTGTGAGATAGAAACGATTTGTCGACAGGAAGTGAGTGGGTCGCAAGAAGATTGCGGCGAACGGCGCCATTCTTTGCGCACATTACGTAAACTGCCGGCAAAATTCACAAACTTTGCATAGGCGATGATTCGAGGCCGGCTCCGGGCGGGTTTTGTCGACAAAATTTGCCGACCTAAAACGTTGCAGGAGATTTCCCGAAATTGCCCTGCTTCCGTCATATGTCCGTCGCAAAGGCGACGAAAAGAATCGCAAACGAAATACAACCTATGGGATAGAAGGAATTCTGTCCTATAGATAAAGATGCAGACAGCCGCAGAATCCGCCTTGCGTTTGAAGAAGATTTGCACTTCTCTCCTGCGATCACAAACCCAAAACAAGGGGAAGGAGAGAAACAAAATGGCTTCACTCAAACTCAACCTGCGCGCTGCCGCACTGATCGGCTCGCTGCTCATCGGAGCAAGCCCGGCACTCGCCGAAGCTGTCCTGCATCGTGGCAACGCAGGTGAGCCGCAAACGCTTGACCAGCACCACACCTCGATCAACATCGAAGCGTTCATCCTCAAGGATCTCTACGAAGGCCTGACGATCTATGACGCCTCTGCAAAGATCGTCCCGGGTGTCGCTGAGACGTGGGAGCTTTCGGACGACGGTACGGTCTATACCTTCAAGCTGCGCGCCGATGCAAAGTGGTCGGATGGTTCGCCGGTAACCGCCGAAGATTTCGTCTTCTCCTTCCGCCGCGTTGAAGATCCGAAGACCGCGGCCGGCTACGCCAACATCCTCTTCCCGATCAAGAACGCCGAAAAGGTCAACAAGGGCGAAGTGCCGACCGACCAGCTTGGCGTGAAGGCGATCGACGAAAAGACGGTCGAAATTACGCTTGAGCGTCCGACCCCGTTCTTCCTGGAACTGCTCGCGCACCAGACCGCACTTCCGGTCAGCAAGGCAAGCGTCGAAAAGAACGGCGCAGACTTCGTCAAGCCGGGCGTCATGGTTTCGAACGGCGCGTTCACGCTCCAGGCCCACGTTCCGAACGACAGCCTGACCGTCGTCAAGAACGCCAACTACTGGGATGCGGCCAACGTCAAGCTCGACAAGGTCATCTTCTACCCGATCGACGACCAGGCGGCTTCGGTTCGCCGCTTCGAAGCCAAGGAAATGGACCTAGTCTATAACTTCTCGGCCGACCAGATCGACCGCCTGCGCACGTCCTACAACGACCAGGTCCACGTGTCGCCGTCGCTTGCGACCTACTACTACGCATTCGACACCCGCCAGGAGCCCTATAGCGACGTTCGCGTTCGTCAGGCCCTTTCGATGGCTGTCGACCGCGACTTCCTTGCCAAGGAGATCTATGCCGGTTCGCAGCTCCCCGCCTATTCGATGGTTCCTCCGGGCATCGAAAGCTACGGCGAGCCGTCCAAGGCTGACTTCGGCACGCTGTCGCAGCTTGACCGCGAAGACAAGGCCATCGCCCTGATGAAGGAAGCTGGCTACGGCGAAGGTGGCAAGCCCCTCAATATCGAGCTGCGCTACAACACCAACCCGAACCACGAGCGCGTGGCGACGGCTGTCGCCGACATGTGGAAGAACACCTTCGGCGCCAAGGTGTCGCTGGTGAACCTCGACGTGTCCTCGCACTACGCCTACCTGCAGGAAGGCGGCAAGTTCAACGTTGCCCGCGCCGGCTGGCAGGCTGACTATGCGGACGCCGAGAACTTCCTGGCGCTCAGCGTCGGCTCAAACAAGACCTTCAACTACGGCCATTTCGAAAACGCTGAATTCGATAGCCTGATGAAGAAGTCCTACGACGAGCAGGATCCGGCAGCTCGCTCCAAGCTGCTGCACGAAGCCGAAGCGCTGCTGATGAAGGAACAGCCGATCGCTCCGCTTCTGACCCAGGCCGACCTGTGGCTCGTTGCCAGCCGCGTCAAGGGCTGGGCGGACAATGCTCCGAACGAGCACCTGAGCAAGTTCCTGAGCATCGCCGAATAACGAACTGAGACGACGCGCGGCCTCTCGCCGCGCGTCGTTTCCGGAGCACGTCCATGATTTCCTTCATCCTTCGCCGATTGGCGAGTGCGGTGCCGACGTTGTTTATCGTCGTCACCATATCCTTTTTTCTGATGCGGTTCGCCCCCGGGGGCCCCTTCAACCTCGAGCGTCCCCTTCCGCCACAAACGATGGCGAACCTGATGAAGACGTATCAGCTCGACCAGCCCCTTTGGCGCCAATACACGCACTATCTCAGCAATGCGGTGACCGGCGACTTCGGCCCGAGCTATGTCTATAAGGACAACAACGTCGCCGAGTTGATCGGCAAGGGTCTGCCCTATTCGATGGAGCTCGGCTTCTACGCGCTGCTGCTTGCACTTATCGGCGGCGTGACCGCCGGTACGATCGCCGCGCTCAGGCAGAACAGCATTCTCGATTTCGCGATCATGTCGGTCTCGACCATGGGCGTCACCGTGCCCAACTTCGTCGTCGGCCCGGTGTTGACGCTGGTCTTTGCGATCGTGCTCGCATGGCTGCCGGCAGGCGGCTGGGGCGACGGATCGCTGCGCTTCCTGATCCTGCCGATGATCGCGCTGGCGCTGCCGCAGCTTGCGGTGTTTGCGCGCCTGACGCGCGGCTCGATGATCGAGGCTTTGCATACCGACCATATCCGAACGGCCAAGGCCTACGGTCTGCCGTCACGCACGGTTGTCGTCACCCACGCCATGCGTGGCGCGATGCTGCCGGTCGTCTCCTATCTCGCGCCTTGCGCTGCGGCCCTTCTGACCGGCTCGGCCGTCGTCGAGACGATCTTCACCATTCCTGGCGTCGGTCGTTACTTCGTCCTCGGCGCGATCAACCGCGATTACACGCTGGTGATGGGCACGGTTATCCTCGTCGCCATCTTCGTCATCGTTTTCAATCTCCTGGTCGACATTCTCTACGGCCTGCTCGATCCGAGGGTTCGCCATGACTGATATCGCCCAGACCCCGGTGCTGACACCGGAAACGAAGGGGCGAAGCCTCTTCCAACTCGCCGCCATGCGCTTCCGGCGCAACCGCGCCGCAATGGCCGGCTGCTTCATGCTGGCGCTGATCGCGCTGTTCTCGTTCCTCGGACCGCTCTTCGTTCCGCACACCTATGACCAGGTGTTTCCGTCCTACGTCTCGATCAGCCCGAGCCTCGATCCGCGGCCCGATACGTCCACGCTTCAGGACGTTATGGAAGGCGTTGCCACGCGAGCGCGCGTCACGCTGAAGGAGTTCGCCGTCGAGGGCGAGACCTTTACCGCGACGATCACCTCCGAACAGCCGATCGACGCACGCGCCACGCGCTATTTCGATCGCGCCAACGAGTTTCGTGACACCCAGGTAGTGGCAACGGAAGACGACGGGAAGACGCTGAAGGTCACCGGTCAGGTCGACCGGGAGTATTTCCCCTTCGGCACCGACTCCAACGGCCGCGACCTCTTGGTCCGCGTCATGCTCGGCGGCCAGATCTCGATCGCCGTCGGCCTGCTCGCCAGTCTCGTGTCGCTCGGCATCGGCGTCGTTTATGGCGCGACTTCGGGCTATATCGGCGGCCGCGTCGACAACGTCATGATGCGTCTGGTGGAGATCCTCTACTCTCTGCCCTTCGTCTTCCTCGTCGTCGTGCTCGTCGTGTTCTTCGGCCGCTCGTTCATCCTGATCTTCCTGGTGATCGGTGCGGTGGAATGGCTCGACATGGCCCGTATCGTGCGTGGCCAGACACTTGCGCTCAAACGCCGCGAATTCGTCGGCGCCGCGCAGGCACTCGGTCTTACCGACTGGCAGATCATCCGCCGGCACATCATCCCCAACACGATCGGTCCGGTCATCGTTTTCGTGACCGTCGTCGTGCCCAAGGTGATCCTGCTCGAGAGCTTCCTCTCCTTCCTCGGCCTTGGCGTTCAGGCGCCGCTGACGAGCTGGGGCGCGCTGATCTCGGAAGGCGCAAACAACATCCAGTCGGCGCCGTGGCTTTTGATCTTCCCGGCCATCTTTTTCGTCCTGACGCTGTTTTCGCTGAACTTCGTCGGCGACGGCCTGCGCGACGCGCTCGACCCGAAGGATCGCTGACATGGCAGATACCAACGAAACCATCCTGGCCGTTCGCGGACTCAAGGTGAACTTCTCGACGCCTGACGGCACCGTAGAAGCGGTCAAGGGCATCGATCTCGACGTACGCTCAGGCGAAACGCTCGCAGTCGTCGGCGAATCCGGCTCCGGCAAGAGCCAGACGATGATGGGTATCATGGGCCTGCTCGCCAAGAACGGTGAGGTCACGGGCTCGGCAACCTACCGTGGGCAGGAGCTTGTTGGCCTGCCGCCGAAGGCCTTGAATCAGGTCCGCGGCGCGAAGGTCACCATGATCTTCCAGGAGCCGATGACCTCGCTCGATCCGCTCTATCCGATCGGACGCCAGATCGCCGAGCCGATCGTTCACCACCGCGGTGGCTCGTTCAAGCAGGCGCGGGCACGCGTGCTCGAACTGCTCGAACTTGTCGGCATCCCCGAGCCGGGACGTCGCATCGACAGCTACCCGCACGAGCTTTCGGGTGGCCAGCGCCAGCGCGTGATGATCGCCATGGCACTCGCCAACGAGCCTGATCTGCTAATCGCTGACGAACCGACGACGGCACTCGACGTGACGATCCAGGCGCAGATCCTCGATCTCCTGAAGTCGCTGCAGCAGCGCTTCGGCATGGCGATCGTGCTGATCACCCACGACCTCGGCATCGTCAAGCATTTCGCGGACCGCGTGGCCGTGATGCGCCGTGGCGAAGTGGTGGAAAAGGGCACAACGGCAGATATCTTCGAGCGGCCGCAGGCCGATTACACGAAGATGCTGCTTGCCGCCGAGCCCAGTGGTCGCAAGGCTTCGCCGCCCGACGGCGCGCCGATCATTCTCGAAGGTCGCGATGTCTGCGTCGATTACCAGATCGGCGGCGGACTGTTCAAAGGCGGCAAGTCGGTCTTCCGCGCCGTGGACAGCGTCAATCTGCGCCTGAAAGAGGGGCAGACGATCGGGGTCGTCGGAGAGTCCGGCTCCGGAAAATCGACGCTCGGCCGTGCGCTGCTGAGACTGCTGCCGAGCAGCGGTCACTATCGCTTCGGGACGACGGACATCTCCGGTTTCGACCGCGGCCAAATGCGGCCGTTGCGCCGCACCTTGCAACTCGTTTTCCAGGATCCCTACGGCTCGCTTTCGCCGCGCCGAACCGTCGGTGAAATCATCACCGAAGGTCTGCACGTGCATGAGCCCGAGCTCAGCCGCGCTGACCGCGACCGCCGGGCGTCCGAGGCACTCAAGGAAGTGGGGCTCGATCCGGCGTCGCGCAATCGCTACCCGCACGAGTTTTCGGGCGGCCAGCGGCAGCGTATCGCGATTGCCCGCGCGATGATCCTGAAGCCGAAGGTCGTCATTCTCGACGAACCGACCTCGGCGCTCGACCGCTCGGTGCAGGGGCAGGTGATCGAACTCCTGCGCGATCTGCAGCGCTCACATGGGCTCTCCTACATCTTCATCAGCCACGATCTTTCGGTGGTGAAGGCGATGTCGGACTATGTGATCGTCATGAAGAACGGCAAGATCGTCGAGGAAGGCGAAACTGACGCGATCTTCGAGGCGCCGAAACAGCCCTATACCAAGACGCTGATCGGCGCTGCCTTCAACATCTGAGACTTTGGACACATCGTTGACAGGGACGCGAGCGATCGCGTCCCTGAATTCATTTCTGCGCTTGGGGTTCGGATGCCGGCTGCGATCAGAGATCGCCGTCTGCGGGAAAGTCCGCGGCGACGAGCTTCTTGTCGAGCCCGAATTTCTGCATCTTTTCGTAGAGCGTCTTGCGCGAGATGCCGAGCGACTCATAAACCGGTTTCAGGGCGCCGCCGTGGGCCGCGATGGCGCTGGCGATCAAGCCTTTTTCATAGGCTGCCACCTTGTCGGCAAGCCGGCCGTTATCTTCCTTGGCTGCATCGTGCGGCGAGGCATCAAGCCCAAGCACCAGCCGTTCGGCGGCATTGCGCAGTTCGCGTACGTTGCCCGGCCAGTCGCGCTCTGCCATTTCCGCCAGCATGGCTTGTGAGACCTCGACTTCGTCCCGGCCGTAGCGCGCGGCGGATTCCCTGACCAATTGCAGAAAGAGCAGCGGGATATCCGTGCGGCGTTGTGCAAGCGAGGGAACACGAAGCGTCGCGACGTTGAGCCGATAGAGCAGATCGGCGCGGAAGCGCCCTGCGACAACCTCCTTTTCGAGGTCGACTTTGCTGGTCGCGATGAAGCGCACGTCGAGCGGCACGACTTCGTTCGATCCGAGCCGGGTGATGACGCGTTCCTGGAGGACGCGCAGGAATTTAGCCTGAAGGTCGAATGGCATCGAGCCGATCTCGTCGAGCAGGATGGTACCACCGCGACCATGCTCGAACTTGCCATAGCGCGGGCGGATGGCACCGGGAAAGGCGCCGGGCTCATGGCCGAAAAGCTCGCTCTCGATCAGGTTTTCCGGCAGTGCCGCACAGTTGATCGCAATGAAGGGGCTATTGGCCCGTGCGCTCAGATCGTGCAGCGTGCGGGCCAGCACCTCCTTGCCGACACCGGTGTCGCCGATGATCAGCGTGTCGGCGTCGGCGGCGCCGATCGCGCGAATGCGATAGCGCAGATCGACCATCACTTGGCTGCGACCGGGGAGCCGCTGCTCGATATCGTCGCGTTTGCCGGCCACGGCCTTCAAACGGCGGTTTTCCAGGACGAGCGCGCGCCAGTCGAGGGCCCGGCGGATCGTGCCGGCGAGCATCTGTGTCGCAAAGGGCTTCTCGACGAAATCATAGGCGCCTTCGCGCATCGCGCGCACGGCAAGCTGCACATCGCCATGGCCGGTGACGAGGATGACAGGCACTTCGGCATCGATCTCGCGGATCCGCTGCAGAAGCGTCATGCCGTCCATGCCGGGCATGCGGATGTCGCTGATGACTACGCCGGAAAAACTGAAGCTGATGAATTCCAGTGCGTGTTCGGCTGCCGCAAATGTCTCGACTCGAAAGCCCGCAAGTTCCAGCGCTTGCGCACTCGAATGGCGTACATCCTCTTCGTCATCGACGAGCAGGATCCGGCTCTCGATCATTCGGCAGCCTCCCGGGCATTGCTATCTTCGGCGGCAAGTTCGATGCGGAACTCGGCGCCACCCTCCGCAAGATTGGTGGCAACAAGGCTGCCGCCGAAATCCTTGATAATGTTATAGGAAATCGAAAGGCCGAGGCCCAGCCCCTTGCCGACGCCCTTGGTCGAAAAGAACGGATCGAAAATGCGTTCGGCAATCGCCGGCGGGACGCCTGGTCCCCGGTCGCTGACGGTCAGCAACACCTTGCCGCCATCCTGTCTAGCTCGTAGGCGAATGGTCCGGTCTTCAAGTCCCTCGACGGCATCTGCGGCGTTCGAGATGACGTTGACGAGCACCTGCTGCAGGCGCACCGATCCGGCGCGAACGACGAGCGGCTGATCGCCGAGATCAATGTCGATGGTTGCTGACGCAGCCTTCAGCCGAACCGATACGATCTCCATCGTATCGCGCACCACCTCTTCGACTGGAACCGGCCCGAGCTTCTCGTTCGGTTTGCGGGCGAAGTTGCGCAGGTGCTTGCTGATCGCTGCCATGCGATCGACGAGGCCGGAGATCCGGCGGATGTTGTCACTTGCCTCGTCGGATCGACCGCGCTCGATCAGCAATGCGGCGCTGTCGGCATAGGTCTTTGCGGCGGCAAGCGGCTGGTTGAATTCGTGCGAGAGGGCGGCGGACATCTGCCCGAGACCGGCCAACTTGCCGGCCTGAATGAGATCGGCCTGTGTCCGGCGCAACTGCTGTTCTGTCAGGCGGCGCTCGGCGATCTCCTCTTCGATCTGGGCGTTGACGCGCGCGAGGTCGGCGGTGCGTTCGTCGACACGGCGTTCGAGTTCGGTCTGCGCTTCCGCCTGCATCGAGATGCGTTCGTTGAGCCGTGCGCGGCGTTGCAGGATGATGGCCACGCCAAGGCCGGCGAGACAGATCAACAGCAAAGCTGCGGCGACTGTGGTCAGCGCCTGCGTATGGGCGGAAGCCGTATCCACCAGCACGTTCACGGTCCAGTCGGCGTCCGGCATATATTGCGACAGCACGAGATATTCGCGGCTGGAGCCGCCGGAGGAAACGGTCATGAAGCGATGGCCTGAGGAGGTCCTGTCTGCCATGGGCAGCGGCTGTAGCGTGGCGTCGGCATAGCGCCTCGAGGCTTCGGTGCGCGCGAGCCGGTCTGGGGTCAAAGGCAGGATTGAGGAATAGAGCCAGTCCGGGTCGCCGGACATGAAGATGATGCCCTCGGGGTCGGAAACGAAGATTCTGTATTCACCGCCCTGCCAGGAGGCTTCGATGCTTTCGACATCGACCTTGAAGACGATGACGCCGCGGATCTCGTCACCGATCTGGATCGGCGAGCCAAAATAGTAGCCGCGCTTCAGCGACGTGGTGCCGAGCGCATAGAAGCGCGACTGCTGCCCGCGAAGCGCCTCCTGGAAATAGGGGCGATAGCTGAAGTTCTGGCCGACGAAACTCGTCGGCCCGTCATAGTTGCTGGCAGCGATCGTATCGCCGTCAGGCGTGATGACATAGATATCCGAGGAGTGAAGCAGCGCGTTGATGTCTTTCA
The nucleotide sequence above comes from Ensifer adhaerens. Encoded proteins:
- a CDS encoding DUF2092 domain-containing protein, giving the protein MAKDAGGANMQHSKEALEQALQTREQYDMPGLRFAIAKSTLRAGAEQLLDNVAAVLKKFPDWSLRIIVHTDASGNAETNQRLSQERADMIKAALVKRGVSADRLIASGAGQTMPVASNNTAEGRTRNRRVELIRVTDAPEAKKLLKSMSDYLAAQKTLSFSYDSNLQVVTSSDQKLGLSSSGTVNLSRPDRVHTTRSGGFVDTETLFDGKTLTLLGKNVNKYTQVEMHGTVDQLIDELKDKHGLPLPAADLLMTNSYEELMKGVYDSKDLGSGFVNGKECDSLAFRKDDVDFQIWVAQGDQPYPCRLVITSSKVKGGPEYSIQIRDWKTGDGVPADDFAFKNTTNAEKADVKDLKQNLSEMPDNFVVGDKK
- the fba gene encoding class II fructose-bisphosphate aldolase (catalyzes the reversible aldol condensation of dihydroxyacetonephosphate and glyceraldehyde 3-phosphate in the Calvin cycle, glycolysis, and/or gluconeogenesis) codes for the protein MALITLRQLLDHAAENDYALPAFNVNNLEYIQAVMRAADATDSPVILQASRGARSYAGDAFLRHLILGAAEEYPHIPVCLHLDHGDQPSTCISAITNGFTSVMMDGSLEKDGKTVASYDYNVAVTAEVVKIAHAAGVSVEGELGCLGNLETGAGDKEDGHGFEGKLSREELLTDPDQALDFVTKTGVDALAVAIGTSHGAYKFTREPDGDILSIETIAKINKKLPNTHLVMHGSSSVPKDLQDLFNTYGGKMKPTWGVPVSEIQKAIPLGVRKVNIDTDLRLAMTGTIRKNFAENPENFDPRTYLKPATALMTEVCKERFEAFRTAGKASKIRTLRLPEMAKRYAAA
- a CDS encoding peptide ABC transporter substrate-binding protein codes for the protein MASLKLNLRAAALIGSLLIGASPALAEAVLHRGNAGEPQTLDQHHTSINIEAFILKDLYEGLTIYDASAKIVPGVAETWELSDDGTVYTFKLRADAKWSDGSPVTAEDFVFSFRRVEDPKTAAGYANILFPIKNAEKVNKGEVPTDQLGVKAIDEKTVEITLERPTPFFLELLAHQTALPVSKASVEKNGADFVKPGVMVSNGAFTLQAHVPNDSLTVVKNANYWDAANVKLDKVIFYPIDDQAASVRRFEAKEMDLVYNFSADQIDRLRTSYNDQVHVSPSLATYYYAFDTRQEPYSDVRVRQALSMAVDRDFLAKEIYAGSQLPAYSMVPPGIESYGEPSKADFGTLSQLDREDKAIALMKEAGYGEGGKPLNIELRYNTNPNHERVATAVADMWKNTFGAKVSLVNLDVSSHYAYLQEGGKFNVARAGWQADYADAENFLALSVGSNKTFNYGHFENAEFDSLMKKSYDEQDPAARSKLLHEAEALLMKEQPIAPLLTQADLWLVASRVKGWADNAPNEHLSKFLSIAE
- the oppB gene encoding oligopeptide ABC transporter permease OppB, translated to MISFILRRLASAVPTLFIVVTISFFLMRFAPGGPFNLERPLPPQTMANLMKTYQLDQPLWRQYTHYLSNAVTGDFGPSYVYKDNNVAELIGKGLPYSMELGFYALLLALIGGVTAGTIAALRQNSILDFAIMSVSTMGVTVPNFVVGPVLTLVFAIVLAWLPAGGWGDGSLRFLILPMIALALPQLAVFARLTRGSMIEALHTDHIRTAKAYGLPSRTVVVTHAMRGAMLPVVSYLAPCAAALLTGSAVVETIFTIPGVGRYFVLGAINRDYTLVMGTVILVAIFVIVFNLLVDILYGLLDPRVRHD
- a CDS encoding ABC transporter permease; protein product: MTDIAQTPVLTPETKGRSLFQLAAMRFRRNRAAMAGCFMLALIALFSFLGPLFVPHTYDQVFPSYVSISPSLDPRPDTSTLQDVMEGVATRARVTLKEFAVEGETFTATITSEQPIDARATRYFDRANEFRDTQVVATEDDGKTLKVTGQVDREYFPFGTDSNGRDLLVRVMLGGQISIAVGLLASLVSLGIGVVYGATSGYIGGRVDNVMMRLVEILYSLPFVFLVVVLVVFFGRSFILIFLVIGAVEWLDMARIVRGQTLALKRREFVGAAQALGLTDWQIIRRHIIPNTIGPVIVFVTVVVPKVILLESFLSFLGLGVQAPLTSWGALISEGANNIQSAPWLLIFPAIFFVLTLFSLNFVGDGLRDALDPKDR
- a CDS encoding ABC transporter ATP-binding protein: MADTNETILAVRGLKVNFSTPDGTVEAVKGIDLDVRSGETLAVVGESGSGKSQTMMGIMGLLAKNGEVTGSATYRGQELVGLPPKALNQVRGAKVTMIFQEPMTSLDPLYPIGRQIAEPIVHHRGGSFKQARARVLELLELVGIPEPGRRIDSYPHELSGGQRQRVMIAMALANEPDLLIADEPTTALDVTIQAQILDLLKSLQQRFGMAIVLITHDLGIVKHFADRVAVMRRGEVVEKGTTADIFERPQADYTKMLLAAEPSGRKASPPDGAPIILEGRDVCVDYQIGGGLFKGGKSVFRAVDSVNLRLKEGQTIGVVGESGSGKSTLGRALLRLLPSSGHYRFGTTDISGFDRGQMRPLRRTLQLVFQDPYGSLSPRRTVGEIITEGLHVHEPELSRADRDRRASEALKEVGLDPASRNRYPHEFSGGQRQRIAIARAMILKPKVVILDEPTSALDRSVQGQVIELLRDLQRSHGLSYIFISHDLSVVKAMSDYVIVMKNGKIVEEGETDAIFEAPKQPYTKTLIGAAFNI
- a CDS encoding sigma-54-dependent transcriptional regulator, with amino-acid sequence MIESRILLVDDEEDVRHSSAQALELAGFRVETFAAAEHALEFISFSFSGVVISDIRMPGMDGMTLLQRIREIDAEVPVILVTGHGDVQLAVRAMREGAYDFVEKPFATQMLAGTIRRALDWRALVLENRRLKAVAGKRDDIEQRLPGRSQVMVDLRYRIRAIGAADADTLIIGDTGVGKEVLARTLHDLSARANSPFIAINCAALPENLIESELFGHEPGAFPGAIRPRYGKFEHGRGGTILLDEIGSMPFDLQAKFLRVLQERVITRLGSNEVVPLDVRFIATSKVDLEKEVVAGRFRADLLYRLNVATLRVPSLAQRRTDIPLLFLQLVRESAARYGRDEVEVSQAMLAEMAERDWPGNVRELRNAAERLVLGLDASPHDAAKEDNGRLADKVAAYEKGLIASAIAAHGGALKPVYESLGISRKTLYEKMQKFGLDKKLVAADFPADGDL